A single Vicinamibacterales bacterium DNA region contains:
- a CDS encoding metallophosphoesterase — protein sequence MPFTTRGTRLFRTAITAAALGMALGCSGSPSAPSNPGGGNTPGTGTPSGQTVVMLGVGDIGMCDRPAVAQTARLVAGLEGQLLLAGDLAYPQGTAANFRDCFNPEWGRFRARWHAVPGNHEYDSPGAAPYFEYFGAAAGVDRTGYHAVMAGDWLILMLNSNVLAGRGSAQWEFARQQLQAQRTPCTMAVWHHPLFSSGPNGPNAFMRDMWSLLETSRVEVVLNGHDHVYERFGRQLADGTPDPVNGIRQITAGTGGADLYSFVRVAANSEARLRQHGVVRFILRPALVEWAFLGLDGSVGDSGLDTCRS from the coding sequence ATGCCGTTCACCACTCGCGGGACTCGACTCTTTCGAACGGCGATCACGGCGGCGGCCCTGGGCATGGCCTTGGGGTGTTCGGGCTCTCCCTCCGCGCCCTCTAACCCCGGTGGCGGTAACACGCCGGGCACCGGCACCCCTTCCGGACAAACCGTCGTGATGCTCGGCGTCGGCGACATCGGGATGTGCGACCGGCCCGCCGTGGCGCAAACCGCGCGGCTGGTGGCCGGCCTCGAAGGCCAACTCCTCCTCGCCGGCGACCTCGCCTACCCGCAGGGCACCGCGGCCAACTTCCGCGATTGCTTCAACCCGGAGTGGGGAAGGTTCCGGGCCCGGTGGCACGCCGTGCCAGGTAATCACGAATACGACAGCCCGGGTGCCGCCCCCTACTTCGAATACTTCGGGGCCGCCGCCGGCGTCGATCGCACGGGCTACCATGCCGTCATGGCCGGCGATTGGCTGATCCTGATGTTGAACTCCAACGTCCTCGCCGGACGCGGATCGGCACAGTGGGAGTTTGCCCGGCAACAACTCCAGGCGCAGCGCACGCCGTGCACGATGGCGGTGTGGCACCATCCGCTCTTTTCGTCCGGTCCCAACGGGCCGAACGCCTTCATGCGCGACATGTGGTCGCTGCTCGAAACGTCGCGCGTCGAAGTGGTGCTGAACGGCCACGATCACGTCTACGAACGCTTCGGGCGCCAGCTGGCGGACGGCACCCCCGATCCGGTCAACGGCATCCGCCAGATCACGGCCGGCACCGGCGGCGCCGATCTCTACAGCTTCGTGCGGGTGGCCGCCAATTCCGAGGCGCGCCTCAGGCAGCACGGCGTCGTCCGCTTCATCCTCAGGCCGGCCCTCGTGGAGTGGGCGTTCCTCGGTCTTGACGGCTCGGTCGGCGACTCGGGCCTCGACACCTGCCGCTCGTAG
- a CDS encoding porin has protein sequence MRKILVAALVLVAGATTAAAQDKGGLVWDDRPTIVFGDDITLGIRAKLQLDWRRFDPVIDEDTYDFRTLRVAIKGDLTRHFDYEVERAIDKDGQFGEWKDVFVNWTTFDVIRIKGGRFKMPFGLEQNTGATDVDFAYRSLASSTIAPGRDRGVMAYGELGRLGYEFGVFDDDGDNGELKEPQFVEAGEDLKGVGPSFAGRLTVDLFRALPVPDKLKSANFGFAYTTADVPEGLNSLRGQSVWGTEDFFEPVYVKGRRQRYGGQFDWTPGPTGLKAEWMQSREERTGQSNRNQDLSDFIGTGWYVSGTWFVTGEDKDNDINPRHPIFQGGIGAIEVGARYDRLAFGSATEVGTPFTNPRSDHLVTNSDRVWTFGVNWMLNRWVRVMTNAIHEDFEDSSRTPQPGTASFCPA, from the coding sequence ATGAGGAAGATTCTGGTGGCCGCCCTGGTGCTGGTGGCCGGCGCAACGACGGCGGCGGCCCAGGACAAGGGCGGGTTGGTCTGGGACGATCGCCCGACGATCGTGTTCGGCGACGACATCACGCTGGGCATTCGCGCCAAGCTGCAGCTGGACTGGCGGCGGTTCGATCCCGTGATCGACGAAGACACCTACGACTTCCGCACGTTGCGCGTTGCGATAAAGGGCGACCTCACCCGTCACTTCGACTACGAGGTCGAGCGCGCCATCGACAAGGACGGCCAGTTCGGCGAGTGGAAAGACGTGTTCGTCAACTGGACGACGTTCGACGTCATCCGGATCAAGGGCGGGCGCTTCAAGATGCCGTTCGGCCTCGAACAGAACACCGGCGCCACCGACGTGGACTTTGCCTATCGCAGCCTGGCCTCGTCCACGATCGCGCCGGGCCGCGATCGCGGCGTGATGGCCTACGGCGAGCTCGGACGCCTCGGCTACGAGTTCGGCGTGTTCGATGACGATGGCGACAACGGCGAGCTGAAGGAGCCGCAGTTCGTCGAGGCGGGTGAGGACCTCAAGGGGGTCGGGCCCTCGTTTGCCGGCCGCCTGACGGTGGACCTGTTCCGGGCGCTGCCGGTGCCCGATAAGCTCAAGAGCGCCAACTTCGGCTTTGCTTACACCACGGCGGACGTGCCCGAAGGCCTCAACAGCCTCCGCGGACAGTCGGTGTGGGGCACCGAGGATTTCTTCGAGCCGGTCTACGTGAAGGGCCGCCGGCAGCGGTACGGCGGGCAGTTCGACTGGACGCCCGGGCCGACCGGGCTCAAGGCGGAATGGATGCAGTCACGCGAAGAACGCACCGGGCAGAGCAACCGCAACCAGGACCTGTCGGATTTCATCGGCACCGGCTGGTATGTGAGCGGCACGTGGTTCGTCACGGGTGAAGACAAGGACAACGACATCAACCCGCGGCACCCGATCTTCCAGGGCGGCATTGGCGCCATCGAGGTCGGCGCGCGCTACGATCGGCTGGCGTTCGGCAGCGCGACGGAAGTCGGCACCCCTTTCACCAACCCGCGATCGGATCACCTGGTGACGAATTCCGATCGGGTGTGGACCTTCGGCGTGAACTGGATGCTCAACCGCTGGGTGCGGGTGATGACCAACGCGATCCACGAGGACTTCGAAGACAGCTCGAGGACTCCGCAGCCCGGCACCGCGTCGTTCTGTCCGGCTTGA
- a CDS encoding GNAT family protein, whose translation MPFQPDIERASAMASTMPRQTGVTTSDWKAGLPVMAGSTFTLREMRLDDASSLLAMLTTEEVSRFISPPPTTVEGFERFILWTQCERQAGNYVCFVVVPAGMNTGIGIFQVRSLEPGFATAEWGFALGSAFWGTGIFIEGARLVLDFAFDVIRTRRLEARSAVANGRGNGALRKIGAAQEGVMRRSFLRDGQYHDQVLWGMLAEDWRLLRLSIQFSAVSH comes from the coding sequence ATGCCCTTCCAACCCGACATCGAGCGCGCTTCCGCCATGGCGTCCACGATGCCGAGGCAGACGGGGGTGACGACGAGCGACTGGAAGGCGGGACTCCCCGTAATGGCGGGCTCGACCTTTACGCTCCGCGAGATGCGCCTCGACGACGCGTCCTCGCTGCTGGCGATGCTGACCACCGAAGAGGTGTCGCGCTTCATCTCGCCGCCGCCGACCACGGTGGAAGGCTTTGAGCGCTTCATCCTGTGGACGCAGTGTGAGCGCCAGGCCGGCAACTACGTTTGCTTCGTCGTCGTGCCCGCCGGCATGAACACCGGTATCGGCATCTTCCAGGTCCGCTCGCTCGAGCCCGGCTTCGCGACGGCCGAGTGGGGCTTCGCGCTGGGCTCGGCCTTCTGGGGCACGGGCATCTTCATCGAGGGCGCCCGCCTCGTGCTGGACTTCGCGTTCGACGTCATTCGTACGCGTCGTCTCGAAGCGCGCTCGGCGGTGGCCAACGGCCGCGGCAACGGCGCCCTGCGTAAGATTGGCGCGGCGCAGGAAGGCGTGATGCGCCGCTCGTTCCTGCGCGACGGCCAGTATCACGACCAGGTGCTGTGGGGGATGCTCGCGGAAGACTGGCGCCTGCTGCGCCTGTCGATCCAGTTCTCCGCCGTTTCGCACTAA
- a CDS encoding FKBP-type peptidyl-prolyl cis-trans isomerase: MTRLISTLVLTFAMALSLAAQPRPAFTPIPAPTDVAKPPADATKTTSGLAFKVLTPGTGTAKPGATDMVTVHYTGWTTDGKMFDSSLARNAPSTFPVNRVIKGWGEGVQLMVAGEKRRFWIPQELAYGGQPGRPAGMLVFDVEMIEFSPSPSTPPPDVAAAPADAKKTPSGLAYKSLRPGKGGAMPKKSSSVTVHYTGWTTDGKMFDSSVERGQPATFGLSEVIEGWTEGVQLMTVGEKMRFWIPERLAYKGERPPRGMLVFDVELIAIK; encoded by the coding sequence ATGACTCGTCTCATTTCGACCCTGGTCCTGACGTTCGCCATGGCGTTGTCGCTGGCCGCGCAGCCGCGCCCGGCCTTCACGCCGATTCCCGCTCCCACAGACGTGGCCAAGCCACCGGCTGACGCCACCAAGACGACGTCGGGCCTGGCCTTCAAGGTGCTGACCCCGGGCACGGGCACCGCCAAACCCGGCGCCACCGACATGGTGACCGTGCACTACACCGGCTGGACGACCGACGGCAAGATGTTCGACAGCTCGCTCGCGCGCAACGCGCCGAGCACCTTTCCCGTGAACCGCGTGATCAAGGGCTGGGGTGAAGGCGTGCAGCTGATGGTGGCCGGCGAGAAGCGTCGCTTCTGGATTCCACAGGAGCTCGCCTATGGCGGCCAGCCCGGACGCCCCGCCGGGATGCTGGTCTTCGACGTCGAGATGATCGAGTTCAGCCCGTCGCCGAGCACCCCGCCGCCCGACGTGGCCGCCGCGCCCGCGGATGCGAAAAAGACGCCATCCGGCCTCGCCTACAAGTCGCTGCGCCCAGGCAAGGGCGGCGCGATGCCCAAGAAGAGCAGCAGCGTGACGGTCCACTACACGGGCTGGACGACCGACGGCAAGATGTTCGACAGCTCCGTCGAGCGCGGCCAGCCCGCGACGTTCGGGTTGAGCGAGGTGATCGAGGGCTGGACCGAAGGCGTTCAGCTGATGACCGTGGGCGAGAAGATGCGCTTCTGGATCCCCGAGCGCCTGGCTTACAAGGGCGAGCGTCCGCCGCGCGGCATGCTGGTGTTCGACGTCGAGTTGATAGCCATCAAATAG
- a CDS encoding STAS domain-containing protein has translation MATTDKSAKSNRLLLSPQEPLVAGGPAEELERRIQEVFKANYEHVVIDLRGVPNADSAGIRALVRGHTTAQRLNRRFTLVSPNPRVREILELSLLTRVLEIVDSLVEAKTRTIPWDRVWSGVAVAIVGLALVGVGMAWPGLGLPGGATDNAPFQGGSGAEYPLSHPMFELVKLIAAAVIGMLVTVVHRQYRSERQANPGLDQAQVLLCIAGALMMIIIGNSVARAFGIAGAASIIRFRTPVEDARDITILFILMGLGMAAGLGALAVAGLGTLFLCAMIPILNIFSSERPRTMTVEIISEDREFPTAHVHHVFAVNGILFEPREVSQGDEATAKYLTTLKPTDSLEDLSGQLMGDGKKGIKNVSWSAPKRG, from the coding sequence ATGGCCACCACTGACAAATCCGCCAAGTCGAACCGGCTGCTGCTGTCACCCCAGGAACCGCTGGTGGCCGGAGGTCCGGCGGAAGAGCTCGAACGCCGCATCCAGGAAGTGTTCAAGGCCAATTACGAACACGTGGTCATCGACCTGCGCGGCGTGCCCAACGCCGACAGCGCCGGCATCCGCGCGCTGGTGCGCGGCCACACCACGGCGCAGCGGCTGAATCGCCGCTTCACGCTGGTGTCGCCCAACCCGCGCGTGCGCGAGATTCTCGAACTGTCGCTGCTGACGCGCGTGCTCGAAATCGTGGACTCGCTGGTCGAGGCCAAGACCCGGACCATTCCCTGGGATCGCGTCTGGTCGGGCGTCGCGGTGGCCATCGTCGGCCTCGCGCTCGTCGGCGTCGGCATGGCCTGGCCCGGTCTCGGGCTCCCAGGCGGGGCGACGGACAACGCGCCCTTCCAGGGCGGATCGGGGGCGGAGTATCCGCTGTCCCATCCGATGTTCGAGTTGGTCAAGCTGATTGCCGCGGCGGTGATCGGCATGCTGGTGACCGTCGTGCACCGGCAGTACCGGTCGGAACGGCAAGCCAACCCCGGGCTCGATCAGGCACAGGTGCTGTTGTGCATCGCCGGCGCGCTGATGATGATCATCATCGGCAACTCGGTGGCCCGCGCCTTCGGCATCGCCGGCGCCGCCAGCATCATCCGGTTTCGCACGCCGGTCGAAGACGCCCGCGACATCACCATCCTGTTCATCCTGATGGGCCTCGGCATGGCGGCCGGTCTCGGCGCGCTGGCCGTGGCGGGGCTGGGCACGCTCTTTCTCTGCGCCATGATCCCCATCCTCAACATCTTCAGTTCCGAGCGCCCGCGGACGATGACGGTGGAGATCATTTCTGAAGATCGCGAGTTCCCGACCGCGCACGTGCACCACGTGTTCGCGGTGAATGGCATCCTCTTTGAGCCCCGCGAAGTGTCGCAGGGCGACGAGGCGACCGCCAAGTACCTCACCACGCTCAAGCCGACCGACTCGCTCGAAGACCTGAGCGGACAGCTCATGGGCGACGGCAAGAAGGGCATCAAGAATGTCTCCTGGTCGGCGCCCAAGCGCGGCTAA
- a CDS encoding CotH kinase family protein, producing MKLLRHCVLAVAMVVCVAGGAAAQTSGDFFNPEALQRLELWLNSSDWSKLKAAFQENTYYPADVTWNGITVRNVGIRSRGLGSRSGTKPGLRVDFDRYATDQTFLGLKSFVLDNLTQDHSGVKETVAMGFLARLGIPAPRETHAALYVNGTYAGLYGLVESVDKTMMGRVFGSIGEDVQNDGYLFEYNYVLDSPWRFDYEGSSLEPYKQRFSIKTNESKSDSTIWGPIEEVVRLVNDTPSTSFEATVGARLDLAAFVRYIAAQNFIAQNDGFTGYDGMNNFYLYRLENSSTHVFIAWDEDNAFLSPEFQITTRLDENVLARKTIQLAAFSSQYFSVLLEAATSASDWMQAETQRQLAMIADAMQSDTLKPYSNAEHATARDAMLAFGPARVTYVQCEVAKTVGTTRPAGCPASAGQ from the coding sequence ATGAAGTTGCTTCGTCATTGCGTCCTCGCCGTCGCCATGGTCGTGTGCGTGGCGGGCGGTGCCGCGGCGCAGACGTCCGGCGATTTCTTCAACCCGGAGGCCCTGCAGCGCCTCGAGCTCTGGTTGAACTCGTCGGACTGGTCCAAGCTGAAGGCCGCTTTCCAGGAGAACACCTACTATCCCGCGGACGTGACCTGGAACGGCATCACGGTGCGCAACGTCGGCATCCGCTCGCGCGGCCTCGGCTCGCGCAGCGGCACCAAGCCGGGCCTGCGCGTGGACTTCGACAGGTACGCGACCGACCAGACCTTTCTCGGCCTCAAGTCGTTCGTGCTCGACAACCTGACCCAGGACCATTCGGGCGTCAAGGAAACCGTGGCGATGGGGTTCCTCGCGCGCCTCGGGATTCCCGCGCCGCGCGAGACCCACGCCGCCCTCTACGTGAACGGCACCTACGCCGGGCTCTACGGCCTGGTCGAGTCGGTGGACAAGACGATGATGGGCCGGGTGTTCGGCAGCATCGGCGAGGACGTCCAGAACGACGGCTACCTGTTCGAATACAACTACGTGCTCGACAGCCCGTGGCGGTTCGACTACGAGGGTTCGAGCCTGGAACCGTACAAGCAGCGGTTCTCCATCAAGACCAACGAGAGCAAGAGCGACAGCACGATCTGGGGGCCGATCGAGGAAGTGGTGCGGCTGGTCAACGACACGCCTTCGACCAGCTTCGAGGCGACGGTCGGGGCCAGGCTCGACCTGGCCGCCTTCGTCCGCTACATCGCCGCCCAGAACTTCATCGCGCAGAACGACGGCTTCACCGGCTACGACGGAATGAACAACTTCTACCTGTACCGCCTCGAGAACAGCTCGACTCACGTGTTCATCGCGTGGGACGAAGACAACGCGTTTCTCTCGCCCGAGTTCCAGATCACGACGCGCCTGGACGAGAACGTCCTCGCCCGCAAGACCATCCAGCTGGCGGCCTTCAGCTCCCAGTATTTCAGCGTCCTGCTCGAAGCCGCCACCTCGGCCAGCGACTGGATGCAGGCGGAGACGCAGCGCCAGCTGGCGATGATCGCCGACGCCATGCAGAGCGACACGCTGAAGCCGTATTCGAATGCCGAGCACGCGACCGCCCGCGATGCGATGCTGGCCTTCGGCCCCGCGCGCGTTACTTACGTACAGTGCGAGGTGGCGAAGACTGTGGGGACGACGCGCCCGGCCGGGTGCCCCGCCTCCGCTGGCCAGTAA
- a CDS encoding phospholipase D-like domain-containing protein, producing MSPGRRPSAAKPRAIAKPRGAATPGKEQLILDPAERKAALLGVIAGAKQRLVLSLFRCDDFSVLDALASALERGCQVEAILTKRAKGGKKRLKKLWGALEEMGAVVTRYADPVVKYHAKYLVADESTAIVTTLNPTRKCFSRTWDAVLITQDTSVVAGLLTLFRADSTGAPLPSRRPISRRLIVGPERSRAEIRSLITGASHSIRILDHKLSDPDLVGLLRARRNEGITVSVIGRHPMGAVVPHGKMMIIDEQRAILGSTALSTLSLDFRREVSVVIHHPALVKQLNMAYQQLSARAGALAAHLPGDRIA from the coding sequence ATGTCTCCTGGTCGGCGCCCAAGCGCGGCTAAGCCGCGCGCCATCGCCAAGCCCCGCGGGGCCGCGACTCCCGGCAAGGAACAACTCATACTCGACCCGGCCGAGCGCAAGGCCGCGCTGTTGGGCGTGATCGCGGGCGCGAAGCAGCGTCTCGTGCTGTCGCTGTTCCGGTGTGACGACTTCTCGGTGCTCGATGCGCTGGCCAGCGCGCTCGAGCGCGGGTGCCAGGTCGAAGCCATCCTGACCAAGCGCGCCAAGGGCGGCAAGAAGCGCCTCAAGAAGTTGTGGGGCGCCCTCGAAGAAATGGGCGCCGTCGTCACGCGCTACGCCGACCCGGTGGTGAAGTACCACGCCAAGTACCTGGTGGCGGACGAGTCCACGGCGATCGTGACGACGCTGAATCCGACCAGGAAGTGCTTTTCGCGGACGTGGGACGCCGTGCTGATCACCCAGGACACCTCGGTGGTGGCGGGCCTGCTGACGCTGTTTCGCGCCGATTCGACCGGGGCGCCGCTGCCGTCGCGGCGCCCGATCAGCCGCCGGCTGATTGTCGGGCCCGAACGGTCGCGCGCCGAGATTCGCTCGCTGATTACCGGCGCCAGCCACAGCATCCGCATCCTCGACCACAAGCTGTCGGACCCCGACCTGGTCGGGCTGCTGCGGGCGCGCCGCAACGAGGGCATCACGGTGTCGGTGATCGGCCGCCACCCGATGGGCGCCGTGGTGCCGCACGGCAAGATGATGATCATCGACGAGCAGCGCGCAATTCTGGGCAGCACTGCGCTGTCAACGCTGAGCCTGGACTTCCGGCGGGAAGTTTCGGTGGTCATTCACCACCCGGCGCTGGTCAAACAGCTCAACATGGCGTATCAACAGTTGAGCGCGCGGGCCGGGGCATTGGCCGCGCACCTTCCCGGAGACCGCATCGCATGA
- a CDS encoding GNAT family protein — MPFQPELARTTVMATTTAPATVTTSDWKSGLPVMVGSTFTLRELRLEDATSLLAMLTTEEVARFISPPPTTVEGFERFIQWTHRERQAGNYACFAVVPDGLTTAVGIFQVRSLEPGFGTAEWGFALGSPFWGTGVFVEGARLVLDFAFDVVGARRLEARAAVANGRGNGALRKLGAVQEGVLRRSFLRHGQYHDQVLWGILAEDWRLQRLSLQFAAVTH; from the coding sequence ATGCCCTTCCAACCCGAATTGGCGCGGACCACGGTCATGGCGACCACGACGGCACCGGCGACGGTGACAACCAGCGACTGGAAGTCGGGACTCCCCGTGATGGTGGGCTCGACTTTCACCCTCCGCGAGTTGCGCCTCGAAGACGCCACCTCGTTGCTGGCGATGCTGACCACCGAGGAAGTGGCGCGCTTCATCTCGCCGCCGCCGACCACGGTCGAAGGCTTCGAGCGTTTCATCCAGTGGACGCACCGCGAACGCCAGGCCGGCAACTACGCCTGCTTCGCGGTGGTGCCCGACGGCCTGACGACCGCCGTCGGCATCTTCCAGGTCCGCTCGCTCGAGCCCGGCTTCGGCACCGCCGAGTGGGGCTTCGCGCTGGGCTCGCCGTTCTGGGGCACGGGCGTGTTTGTCGAAGGCGCCCGCCTGGTGCTCGACTTCGCGTTCGACGTCGTCGGCGCGCGCCGCCTCGAAGCGCGCGCGGCGGTGGCCAACGGCCGCGGCAACGGCGCGCTGCGCAAACTCGGCGCGGTGCAGGAAGGCGTGCTCCGCCGCTCGTTCCTGCGTCACGGCCAGTATCACGATCAGGTGCTATGGGGGATTCTCGCGGAGGATTGGCGCCTGCAGCGCCTCTCGCTCCAGTTCGCCGCCGTCACGCACTAA
- a CDS encoding S8 family peptidase, which produces MALFAALLATPVAAQTTTDITTKFDDAVREAWNSGSFSRVIMRFATIADRDRAFDELLTKGAAVRKMDGEESPSLNVFASPAAFGTVDYAERISYDATVEVAAAETQARAKFVRGLGAKIAKASYNRRGTGVTVAVIDSGYQPHPDIAPARILKFKDFVTGGTTPVDGCGHGTHVAGIIGGSGIASEGDYAGVSDESNFVVVRVLGNDCSGKTSDVIDALDWVYKNRAAYGIKVVNLSLGHPIFEPSSSDPMVKAVQRLSEAGVVVVTAAGNMGINPKTGAVGYGGVGVPCNAPRAICVGSGDTNNTADFGDDRVADYSSRGPSRFDFFAKPDIVATGHKVISLSAPGSYLFNTYPQLQVTGGLEAGGPAHYMTLSGTSMASPMAAGTAALILGTNPKLSANSVKMIMQFTSRVMPGVDALSQGAGFLNALGATRLAKMINPNAKNGAYWLRRGSVPGVNEDMYGQTVKWGKRVIWGDRFITGDAAYVHMSRWDDNIVWGMDTLMDNIVWGNCADGCDNIVWGNYWDELDNIVWGNVSIADNIVWGDNIVWGDNIVWGYWAENIVWGFWDDNIVWGNVQKYNQDNIVWGNDWMDNIVWGNSADDNIVWGNNDDNIVWGNNIVWGLFSAQVLTGGVQ; this is translated from the coding sequence ATGGCTCTGTTCGCGGCACTGCTGGCAACCCCCGTCGCGGCGCAGACCACCACCGACATCACGACCAAGTTTGATGATGCGGTGCGGGAAGCGTGGAATTCCGGCTCCTTCTCCCGGGTCATCATGCGGTTTGCGACCATCGCGGATCGCGACCGCGCCTTCGACGAACTCCTGACCAAGGGCGCCGCGGTGCGGAAGATGGATGGCGAAGAGTCGCCGTCCCTCAACGTGTTCGCGAGCCCGGCGGCGTTCGGCACCGTTGACTACGCGGAGCGCATCTCGTATGACGCGACCGTCGAAGTGGCGGCGGCCGAAACCCAGGCGCGCGCCAAGTTCGTGCGCGGCCTCGGCGCCAAGATCGCCAAGGCCAGCTACAACCGCCGCGGCACCGGCGTGACCGTCGCGGTCATCGACTCGGGCTACCAGCCCCACCCCGACATCGCGCCGGCCCGCATCCTCAAGTTCAAGGACTTCGTGACCGGAGGCACCACGCCGGTTGACGGTTGCGGCCACGGCACGCACGTCGCCGGCATCATCGGCGGCAGCGGCATCGCCTCCGAAGGCGACTACGCCGGCGTCTCGGACGAGTCCAATTTCGTCGTGGTTCGCGTGCTCGGCAACGACTGCTCGGGCAAGACCAGCGACGTCATCGACGCGCTGGACTGGGTCTACAAGAACCGCGCTGCCTACGGCATCAAGGTCGTGAACCTCTCGCTCGGCCACCCCATCTTCGAGCCGTCCTCGAGCGACCCGATGGTGAAGGCCGTGCAGCGCCTATCGGAAGCGGGCGTCGTCGTCGTCACCGCCGCCGGCAACATGGGGATTAACCCCAAGACCGGCGCGGTTGGCTACGGCGGCGTCGGCGTTCCCTGTAATGCGCCCCGCGCCATCTGCGTGGGTTCGGGCGACACCAACAACACCGCTGACTTCGGTGACGACCGCGTCGCCGACTACAGCTCGCGGGGCCCGTCGCGCTTCGACTTCTTCGCCAAGCCCGACATCGTCGCCACCGGCCACAAGGTGATTTCCCTGTCGGCGCCCGGCAGCTACCTGTTCAACACCTATCCTCAGCTGCAGGTCACTGGCGGGCTGGAGGCTGGCGGGCCGGCGCACTACATGACGCTGAGCGGCACCAGCATGGCGTCGCCGATGGCGGCCGGCACCGCGGCCCTCATCCTCGGGACCAACCCGAAGCTGTCGGCCAACAGCGTCAAGATGATCATGCAGTTCACCTCGCGCGTCATGCCCGGCGTGGACGCGCTTTCGCAGGGCGCGGGTTTCCTGAACGCGCTCGGCGCCACGCGCCTGGCGAAGATGATCAACCCCAACGCCAAGAACGGGGCCTACTGGCTGCGCCGCGGTTCGGTCCCCGGCGTCAACGAAGACATGTATGGCCAGACGGTGAAGTGGGGCAAACGCGTCATCTGGGGCGACCGTTTCATCACCGGCGACGCCGCCTACGTGCACATGAGCCGCTGGGACGACAACATCGTCTGGGGCATGGACACGTTGATGGACAACATCGTGTGGGGCAACTGCGCCGATGGTTGCGACAACATCGTGTGGGGCAACTACTGGGACGAGCTCGACAACATCGTGTGGGGCAACGTCTCGATTGCCGACAACATCGTGTGGGGCGACAACATCGTCTGGGGCGACAACATCGTGTGGGGCTACTGGGCCGAGAACATCGTGTGGGGCTTCTGGGACGACAACATCGTGTGGGGCAACGTCCAGAAGTACAACCAGGACAACATCGTCTGGGGCAACGACTGGATGGACAACATCGTCTGGGGCAACAGCGCGGATGACAACATCGTGTGGGGCAACAACGATGACAACATCGTGTGGGGCAACAACATCGTGTGGGGCCTGTTCAGCGCCCAGGTCCTGACGGGAGGGGTGCAGTAA